Proteins encoded within one genomic window of Bacillus sp. 1NLA3E:
- the queF gene encoding preQ(1) synthase, with amino-acid sequence MAGRKDEELKDITLLGNQGTNYLFEYSPQILESFDNKHSNRDYFVKFNCPEFTSLCPKTGQPDFATIYISYIPDQKMVESKSLKLYLFSFRNHGDFHEDCMNIIMNDLIELMDPKYIEVWGKFTPRGGISIDPYVNYGKPLTKFEEMAHYRLMNHDLYPEKIDNR; translated from the coding sequence GGAACCAAGGGACAAACTATTTATTTGAATACTCTCCACAGATTTTGGAGTCATTTGATAATAAACATTCGAATCGGGATTATTTTGTGAAATTCAATTGTCCAGAATTTACGAGTCTTTGCCCAAAGACAGGTCAGCCTGACTTTGCGACTATTTATATTAGCTATATCCCGGATCAAAAAATGGTTGAAAGTAAATCTTTGAAGCTTTACTTATTTAGTTTTCGAAATCATGGAGACTTTCATGAGGATTGCATGAACATTATTATGAATGATTTGATTGAGTTAATGGATCCAAAATATATTGAAGTATGGGGGAAATTCACACCAAGAGGTGGTATTTCGATCGATCCCTATGTGAATTATGGAAAGCCCTTAACCAAATTTGAGGAAATGGCCCATTACCGATTAATGAATCATGATCTATATCCAGAAAAAATTGATAATCGGTAA
- a CDS encoding acylphosphatase — MKQIHLTVYGKVQGVGFRYFSQMKAVQYDVRGWVKNSEEGAVEILAEGTQGNLDLFIEDVRRGNPFSKVNDVIVQDTNKTDSYQSFKIKY; from the coding sequence TTGAAGCAAATCCATCTAACTGTGTATGGTAAGGTGCAAGGGGTAGGATTTCGTTATTTTTCACAGATGAAAGCCGTTCAGTACGATGTACGTGGCTGGGTAAAAAATAGTGAAGAAGGGGCTGTGGAGATATTAGCCGAGGGTACACAGGGTAATCTTGATCTTTTTATTGAGGATGTTCGCAGAGGAAATCCTTTTTCCAAAGTGAATGATGTCATCGTTCAAGATACAAACAAAACCGATAGCTATCAGTCTTTTAAGATCAAATATTAA
- a CDS encoding aminopeptidase, with amino-acid sequence MSNFLQNLEKYAELAVKVGVNIQKGQTLVVNTSIDSKELVRLIVKKAYENGAENVIVNWNDDVVSRLKYDLASDEAFNEYPKWRAKETEELAEIGAAFMSIVSSSPDLLKGVNPERIANFQKATGKALAQYRKYIQSDKVSWTVIAAASDAWAEKVFPEASTETKVQKLWEAIFKATRVDTDQPVEAWTKHDSALHEKVDYLNEKRYKKLHYKAPGTDLTIELNDKHLWVGAGSENEQGIEFMANMPTEEVFTVPLKTGVNGVVSSTKPLSYGGNIINDFSLTFENGRIVSVKAKVGEEILKHLIETDEGSHYLGEVALVPFNSPISQSNILFYNTLFDENASNHLAIGSAYAFCIEGGKKMSSTELAENGLNESITHVDFMIGSAEMNIDGVTADGQIEPVFRNGDWAF; translated from the coding sequence ATGAGTAACTTTTTACAAAACCTGGAGAAATACGCTGAACTTGCAGTAAAAGTAGGCGTGAATATTCAAAAAGGGCAAACCCTTGTTGTGAACACCTCGATTGACTCAAAGGAACTTGTTCGTCTCATTGTAAAAAAAGCTTATGAAAATGGTGCCGAGAATGTTATTGTCAATTGGAACGACGATGTTGTCTCCCGATTAAAATATGATTTAGCTTCAGATGAAGCTTTTAATGAATATCCAAAATGGCGTGCAAAGGAAACTGAAGAACTTGCAGAAATTGGCGCTGCCTTTATGTCAATTGTTTCTTCTAGCCCCGATTTATTAAAGGGTGTAAATCCTGAACGGATTGCAAACTTTCAAAAGGCAACCGGAAAAGCATTAGCGCAATACCGAAAATACATACAATCAGATAAAGTGAGTTGGACCGTTATTGCTGCCGCATCTGATGCATGGGCAGAGAAGGTCTTTCCTGAGGCATCCACTGAAACAAAAGTCCAAAAACTGTGGGAAGCCATTTTTAAAGCTACTCGAGTTGATACGGACCAACCTGTTGAAGCTTGGACAAAGCATGATAGCGCACTCCATGAAAAAGTTGATTATTTAAATGAAAAACGCTATAAAAAGCTTCACTACAAAGCTCCTGGGACAGACCTCACCATTGAACTGAATGATAAACATTTATGGGTAGGTGCTGGTAGTGAGAATGAGCAAGGGATCGAGTTTATGGCAAATATGCCAACTGAGGAAGTGTTTACGGTTCCTTTAAAAACAGGTGTAAATGGGGTTGTTTCAAGTACAAAACCATTAAGCTACGGCGGTAATATTATTAATGATTTTTCTTTAACGTTTGAAAATGGCCGAATTGTGAGTGTAAAAGCGAAGGTTGGAGAAGAAATTCTAAAACATTTAATCGAGACAGACGAAGGCTCTCATTACTTAGGAGAAGTTGCCCTGGTCCCTTTTAACTCACCTATTTCTCAATCTAATATATTATTTTATAATACCCTATTCGATGAGAATGCCTCTAATCACTTAGCCATCGGTAGTGCTTATGCCTTTTGTATCGAAGGCGGTAAAAAGATGTCTTCGACTGAGTTGGCCGAGAACGGATTAAATGAAAGTATTACTCATGTCGATTTCATGATTGGTTCAGCCGAAATGAATATTGATGGAGTCACTGCAGATGGACAAATTGAACCCGTTTTCCGAAATGGAGACTGGGCATTTTAA
- a CDS encoding cation:proton antiporter produces MLILKLSMILIASKIAGDISVRLGQPSVLGKLLIGIVLGPSVLGLVTETETLAEFSQIGVILLMFIAGLETDLDEFKRTGKASTSVGLGGIIVPLVLGYFTGKMMDLTTIESWFLGLLLSATSVSISVQALKEMNKLKTSEGATILGAAVIDDVVVILALAFLMSLAGGEVNLGITILKQVLFFAGAILVGWKVVPWFLKKFAPLRVTETVISSALIICFLFAYMAEYTGVAAIIGAYIAGIAISLTNYKHEVFEKVETIGYSIFVPVFFTSIGISAQFGGISEHLGLIIILSFIAILSKLSGAMIGARVSGFSWNSSLGIGAAMVSRGEVALIIASIGLETKLLSSDLFAVIVVVILVTTIVTPPMMKWFFSPNTKEKREQSA; encoded by the coding sequence ATGTTAATACTTAAATTGTCCATGATATTAATTGCTTCAAAAATTGCGGGGGACATCAGTGTTAGACTAGGGCAGCCTTCTGTTCTTGGTAAGCTGTTAATTGGAATTGTGCTCGGACCATCTGTTTTAGGACTGGTAACGGAGACGGAAACGTTAGCAGAATTTAGTCAAATCGGGGTAATATTACTGATGTTTATCGCTGGATTAGAAACGGACCTTGATGAATTTAAACGAACGGGAAAGGCCTCCACTTCTGTTGGGCTGGGAGGAATTATTGTTCCACTTGTGTTGGGGTATTTTACAGGAAAGATGATGGATCTGACAACGATAGAATCATGGTTTTTAGGACTATTACTGTCGGCAACGAGTGTAAGTATTTCAGTTCAAGCTCTTAAAGAGATGAATAAACTGAAGACAAGCGAAGGGGCCACTATCTTAGGGGCAGCTGTTATAGATGATGTTGTTGTGATCTTGGCATTGGCATTTTTAATGAGTTTGGCAGGTGGAGAAGTCAATTTAGGAATAACAATATTAAAGCAGGTGCTATTTTTTGCAGGTGCTATTCTTGTGGGCTGGAAAGTGGTTCCTTGGTTCTTGAAAAAATTCGCACCGTTACGAGTGACAGAAACGGTTATTTCATCGGCTTTAATCATCTGTTTCTTGTTTGCTTACATGGCAGAATATACGGGTGTCGCTGCCATCATTGGTGCATATATTGCTGGAATAGCCATTAGTTTAACTAACTATAAACACGAGGTATTTGAAAAGGTAGAGACGATTGGTTATTCCATTTTTGTACCTGTATTTTTTACATCGATAGGGATTTCTGCTCAGTTTGGTGGAATTTCCGAACATTTAGGTTTGATTATCATATTAAGCTTTATTGCTATTTTATCAAAACTATCCGGTGCAATGATTGGGGCTCGAGTCTCTGGATTTTCTTGGAACAGTTCGTTAGGAATTGGAGCCGCCATGGTATCACGTGGCGAAGTGGCATTAATTATTGCCTCGATTGGATTAGAGACGAAGCTTTTGAGTTCAGATTTGTTTGCCGTTATTGTTGTGGTGATTCTGGTTACAACGATCGTAACTCCGCCGATGATGAAATGGTTTTTTAGTCCAAATACGAAGGAAAAACGGGAGCAAAGTGCATGA
- a CDS encoding MDR family MFS transporter, protein MKLRDWDRNLKIRLYGEALMNISFWMFFPFLTIYFSEEFGKDTAGLLLIFSQLFSVFANLMGGYCADLYGRKRMMVFSAFGQGFCFILFGIANSPWLDSPVLSFICYAFVGIFGAFYWPASQAMVADVVDEENRSSVFAIFYTSINIAVVIGPLIGAMFYTHYRFQLMLIAGSACILLAFILAKWTRETAPSFSRFETNEKQYWYSFLINQLKDYRIIAKDKIFLLYIIGGILLAQTFMQLDLLIPVYTKEKVGLQTVFSLGDWSLSIKGAQAFGILLSENGFLVALLTVVVTKWMTKYHERYAFILSSLMYAVSIFLLGHTTWIWGLILAMAIFTFGELIVAGIQQTFVSRIAPAHMRGQYFAAASLRYTIGKTIAPISIPLTVWIGYDWTIFILSLLAVLSAIIFQLMFSLYEKENSHQIEKGSA, encoded by the coding sequence ATGAAATTGAGAGATTGGGATCGGAATTTAAAAATTCGATTGTATGGTGAGGCATTGATGAACATCTCCTTTTGGATGTTCTTTCCTTTCCTAACCATCTACTTTTCAGAGGAATTTGGTAAAGATACAGCTGGACTTTTGCTGATCTTTTCGCAACTTTTCTCGGTTTTTGCAAATTTAATGGGAGGATATTGTGCTGATCTTTATGGTCGTAAGCGGATGATGGTATTTTCCGCCTTTGGACAAGGATTTTGTTTTATTCTGTTTGGAATAGCGAATTCACCTTGGCTTGACTCACCTGTTTTAAGTTTCATCTGCTATGCATTTGTAGGAATTTTTGGAGCCTTCTATTGGCCAGCAAGTCAGGCGATGGTGGCTGATGTAGTAGACGAGGAAAATCGTAGTAGCGTATTTGCCATTTTTTATACCTCAATCAATATTGCTGTTGTCATTGGTCCATTAATAGGCGCCATGTTCTATACCCATTACCGTTTCCAACTTATGCTGATCGCTGGAAGTGCTTGTATCCTGTTAGCCTTCATTTTAGCAAAATGGACTCGAGAGACAGCACCGTCCTTTTCACGTTTTGAGACAAACGAAAAGCAATACTGGTACTCTTTTTTAATCAACCAATTGAAAGATTATCGGATTATCGCGAAGGACAAAATCTTTTTATTATACATAATCGGGGGAATTCTCCTTGCCCAAACGTTTATGCAACTTGATTTGCTGATTCCTGTCTACACGAAGGAAAAAGTTGGCCTACAAACTGTTTTTTCACTTGGTGATTGGTCCTTATCGATTAAAGGAGCGCAGGCATTTGGAATTCTTTTATCGGAAAATGGTTTTTTGGTTGCCTTATTAACGGTGGTCGTGACCAAATGGATGACAAAATACCATGAAAGATATGCATTCATCCTGTCCTCCTTAATGTACGCTGTAAGTATTTTCTTATTAGGACATACCACATGGATTTGGGGATTAATATTAGCGATGGCCATTTTTACATTTGGGGAGTTAATTGTTGCTGGTATCCAGCAAACCTTCGTATCTAGGATTGCACCCGCACATATGAGGGGACAATATTTTGCTGCAGCAAGCCTTCGCTATACGATTGGCAAAACAATTGCTCCAATCTCGATACCATTAACGGTTTGGATTGGCTATGACTGGACGATTTTCATTTTAAGTCTATTAGCGGTGTTAAGCGCCATTATTTTTCAGTTGATGTTTTCATTGTACGAAAAGGAAAACTCCCACCAAATTGAAAAAGGATCTGCCTAA